AAGCAACTTTATTGGTTCTTTGCTCGACTGAAAGATGAACAATGGCTGAGAGACTTTACATTGCCAAGCGACATCTTTTTCTGCAATTAGCCCAAGATTTGACAAACACCAACCCAATCAATCATGCTTGTGAAGTTTCTTGAATGAAAGGACAATTCGAGGACAGGCAAGTCAATGATACCCACAACTTGAGTAAAAGCTCATGCCCATGAAATTATTGGGGCTTCTACGGAGTTCTGATCTGTCTTGATGACTAGCTTATTTTATCTAAATGCTGAAACTCATTTAATTCAAACTGTTTGTGCTATTGCGGTGAAGGGACATTGGAATTGTCTCCTGACACCCAGGATTGGGTCTAATATCACCTCAACAATCATGAACCAGGTATTGCTTCATCTCTCACTATTTGATTATGGTTCTTCTCTTTCTTGGGCATTATTTAAATGGGTAGAATCCATTCCTAACTATAAGCATTCTTTGCAAACATCTTGGACGATGATTCACATTCTCACTAAGCAAAAACACTTCAAAACAGCACAAAACTTGCTGGAAAAGATTGCATATAAGGATTTTTTATCGTCTCCGTCAGTTTTGAATGCTCTTATGGATACGCATGATGACCCGGATAGGAATTCCCAAATTTTAAGCTGGCTTGTGATCTTCTATGTTAACTTAAAGATGAACCAAGATGCAATCCAGGTTTTTGAGCACATGCGGGTGAAGAGCTTGAAACCCCATTTGCATGCTTGCACCGTGCTTTTAAATTCATTGGTGAAGGAGAGATTGACTGATATGGTATGGAAAGTTTATAGGAAGATGCTTCGAGTGGGTGTTGTTCCTAACATCCACATCTTCAACGTGTTGATCCATGCTTGTTGCAAGTCTGGGGATGTGGAGAAGGCAGAACAAGTTTCGGGTGATATGGAGAACAAGTTTATTGTTCCTGATCTTTTCACTTACAATGCATTAATTTCATTGTATTGCAAGAAGGGTATGCACTATGAAGCCTTTTCTGTTCAAGATAGAATGGAAAGAGCAGGAGTGCATTGTGACATTGTAACTTATAATTCCCTTATTCATGGGTTCTCTAGAGAAGGTCGAATGAGAGAAGCTGTAAGGCTATTTAAGGAAATCAAAGGCGTTTCTCCCAACCATGTTACATACACTACTCTAATTGATGGGTATTGTAGAATGAATGACCTTGAAGAAGCATTAAGATTGCGTAAGGTAATGGAGGATGAAGGGTTGTATCCTGGAGTTGTTACTTACAATGCGATCCTTCGTAAATTGTGTGAGGAGGGCAGGATTAGAGATGCAAATAAGCTCTTgaatgaaatgggtgagaggaaGGTTAATGCAGATACTGTCACTTGCAACACATTGATAAATGCTTATTGCAAGATAGGCGATATGATATCTGCAttgaaagtaaaaaataaattattggaAGCTGGGTTGAAGCCAGACCAGTTTACTTACAAGGCATTGATTCATGGTTTCTGCAGAGTTTTGGAGATGGACAGTGCTAAAGAGCACTTATTTCAGATGCTTGATGCAGGATTTTCTCCTAGTTATTGCACATATTCTTGGCTTGTAGATGGTTACTGCAACCAAGATAATGAAGAAGCAGTTATTACACTCCTCGATGAGTTTGTGAGTAGAGGTCTCTGCCTTGGCCTCTCAGTGTATAGGGCACTTATAAGAAGGTTTTGCAAGAAAGGAAAGGTCGATTATGCTGAAAGAATATTTGGTCTTATGCAATGGAAGGGTCTATCAGGAGATAGTGTTATATACACTGCTCTTGCATGTGCTTACTTCAAAGCAGGGACTTCAATGGCTGCTTCAGATGTGTTAGATGAGATGGCTAAGAGGAGATTGATGATAACTGTTAAGATATACCATTCTTTCAGAGATTCTTATGCTGGGGATAACAGCTTGTTAGATCCATTTTGGGATCATGTGGTTGAGAGGGGTTTAATGTCAAAAAATATTTCCAAGCATCTGTAGTGTTTGCACTCATGGCTGAACCCTGAAGTTCACACTGAACTTGCAGGCTTATGTAAATCACAATGTACGAGCTATGCTGCCCCAATGTCATCCTAGCTCCAATTCAAGTCTGAAGGAGAACCAAGAGGCGAGAGAGAGAACCTGAGGCGGTGAAGCCTGAAGCCTGAAGGTGAAcctaaatctttttcttcttcttcttcttcttcttcttcttcttcttcttcttcttctttgtttttgacatattttcttcctttttcaaAGGCAAACGATGATAGGAACTTTTGTTAAATTTTACTGAATCCCTAGTTTCTCGTGTTATAAGTTTCTTCAAACCTGTTTTACTGGCAGTGGAATCCAACTTCTTGTTTAGAAAGCACATAATAGCTGTAATTTTGTGGAATAAAAAAGTTGTGGGAATGTTGAGAGTGGTGCCGGTGCAGCTGGAGTGCATGGTACCAGTAGCTGTAATTTCAATGGTGTTGTGAGGTGTAATCGGAAATGAACATGGGATACAACAGTTGAGTCATGGACCTTGGGGCAACCATTGCTTCATTACCATGTTTAACAACCACCTAACCTAATATCATATGCTTTAAGGTTTTTAGCTAAAAAAATATTTCTGAGAACAGCCTTTTTGTGTTGTAATGTGTTTTTTTTCTTGATTAAAAATTGGATGTAAAATGACTGATGTTCTTTGTCACATATTCCCTTTAATACATCAGTTTAAGAATGGAACTTTCTTTATCTACTCGGTGTCTTGCATTCTTTTTCCTTGCTTGTTTATGATtggtcatttttgtttttgtttccttccttttctttatgctaatatttttgttttgtttttggatACAATTCCCAATTTACAGCATTGTTCAGAATGTGGTTGTATTTCCTCCTTGTCCTTTACTTGAAATTGCTTGATTATTTCTTTGACGCAGGAAAACTAGGAGATCTGTTATCGAAAACGATGAGACACTCGCCACAACTTATGCTTGCAGTCAGGAAATGAACAGAATGGATTTATCCCGAGTCCTTTAGAAAGGCATGCCCCTGATCCACCCAAATTTTATGTTAATAATTCCAGAatccattttccattttttttttttgggcttcaTGACAGTCTTCTGCAGTCAAACTCACTTGTTTCACCTGGTGAacaccaggtgattttgaacaaAATGCAGTTTTTTGCTGCAAACTTAATTAGAGTGCACTTGATGGAATTTTGTGTCAAAGTTGGAGGTTCTTTGGAGTTCTAATTAGAGGCTGTTACATAACCCTGTAAATTTTTTTCAGActaaaaaagttgatttttgtttttttatccTTTTAAAAATAGGGGTACTACACGAGGACTTTCCAAGAGGTCATTCATCTTAGTACTACTCTCGCCTAAGTACGCTTAATTACGGAGTTTTGATGGAATTCAGTGCATTAGTGCTGGTATGACTGCATCCAATAAACCTAGAGTATTTGCTTAAATTGTAACAAGAGCATTTTATAGATTTATTGTGGATCAGCTCCTTTTCCGAACCTCACACACGCGGGAGCTTTGTCAACGGGGCTGCCTTTCCTGCCAAAAATGCTGGATGCTAATTGAGGCATGGGCAttgcactaattaaaaatgattttattccAGGGAAATGCAATCCCCATCATAAAAGACCAATGATAATTTTTGCTTTAGGGTTTCATCTGTTATGCAAACTCGCACTTGTTAAATTTCTTGCGTTTGAGAATAGGAAAGTGGAGTTTATATTTCCCTTCTTTTCGCCCAGTCACTGTTTAGCCCATTATGAAAATTAGAACTCTTTAAATGTTGCATTTCCTCTTATTCTTTTCACTTGCAACCCTAATATGTATATTTAGCCCATTTTGTTTTCTCCTATAAGCCTATAATTTTTAGGGACAATGCTTATCCAGCCCAAGCATTACTTAATTAGAATAAAATAGTTGCAACTTAGGGTGAGTTTGATCTCTATTTTTTGGCTCAGTTTCCTCTTTTTAAAGTGAAAGCTAGATCTATTGTGTTTTTGGAAAATTTATAGAAGTTACGAATTTGAAACTTTAAAAAGCAGAAGGGTGAGCTTTTGGTTGGAAGATAATTTTATGATATtggtttataaaaatattttttgataaataatttaaaaataattttaaatcatattattcatatattttaatttttaaaatttatgttattaaatattAAACTTATATTTTGATAAATAATTTAACAGAAACATCCATACATTTATATACctattttagttattttaaataatatcttATAACTTTTTTACTAAACACTCaacatcaatattttcttttGAATAATTACTTTTTCGAAGAGGGGTTAAATAATTTTTGCAGTTATTTAGAAAATttcttttcattaatttttttttttaaaaaatcctttTAAAAAGGCATACCAGGCTAAACTAAACTTTAATAGTTGATAGTAAACCTTGAACAAGGAATAAAAAAGGGTAAATTTCACATATTGGATGAATTGAACGTCGATTCCCAAATGGCTGAGATGACATTTGTTAAAGCTACAATACATTGGGACGAATTACCTTGACCatgaaaaagttttttttttttaatgtgatttaaaattaatgaaaaaaattatttatatatttaaacaatttctttactctttactttttactttttactttttaatacaaatgttgaaaaatttaaaaatcagtttaaatttttctaatttttttaataactaaaaattaagaaacaaaAGTTGTGAAATATAATCTTAGCTGTTtccatcatttaaaaaaaaaaaaaaaataattatcataAGCTATTATCACATTGTTTTTTTAAGGGATCAATTGGAACCATTTATGCAAAAGTATTTTTCAGAAAAAAGTTTTGAATTTACTAACTGCTGAATTAAAAAAATGTTGAAAGTTATAAGTGATGTTTGATTatgtttaaaataagtggtacttggacacttacttttattatatgaccttataagattatttgtaaacatattttaaaatacaactccgcctgtgatgcacttaatgtcctaattttttcacacacggTCGGTCCTaagcccgggtaaaggaggagggatgcgttaggtagctgacagtcagtgtaaaatttgtcagatcactatgatatgaatctttTCCTAATATTTGTTGGGGTGTCCCCTACGAGTGACACGTCGCACTTGAACCACTTGTGTGTAGCGAAAAATgtgcgagggtgggctaggtcgtcgccccaaaGCGACGTGCCGTGTCGGCGCCCTAAGAACGGTGTTAAGTATGTGAGAGTTCCcacatcattctggacgtgggtaggtaaagacgttagttcagggaattaggattagattagcaacttggaatatagaggCACTTATGGGTAAAAACATAGAAAATGAggatacaatgatcagaagaagaattaatataatttgcttttaagaaactaagtgggtgggggaaaAAGTTAGAGAAAATGATAAATTAGGATATAAACTTTCGtgcattggaaaagaaaaacacaaGAATGAAGTAGACAttataaacaaaaacttaaaagatagcaagATGacattaggacaagagataataaatatcgcTCCCAGGGCGTGGTTCAGTTGGCAGGGCGAATCctgggagtgcctctcacgaggttaGGGCTTTCTCCcctcccgggttcgattcctgctGTTGGGTTCCTGATTTACCTCCTCATGGTGTTGTGGGGCCACTCCATGGGGCATGGGATTAGTCGCGGACCGTCAAAACGGACGTGGACACCCAGGACGtcaccttaaaaaaaaaaaaagagataataaatatcattagtacttatATTCCTTAAGTCGGCTtaatagaaaatcttaagagacaattttgggaagatatggatagtattatacaaggcataccagggactgagaaaatatttataggaagagatctaaatggacacgttggaagagataataaaaattattagaGGATATataaaggatatggatatggagacaaaaatgagtatgaggagatgatcttagactttgctatgccatatgattttagtataataaatacttgttttaagaaaagagaagaacacttaataacctttacaagtggacaaaatagaagtcaaatagatttttttttaactagggggtatattgtttatcatgtaaggattgcaaagttatttcaggtgaaagcctaatcacacaacatagagtcttagtgttagatatatgtattaaaaaatgaaagaaggataaaataaaccaatgtaagagaactagatggtggaacctaaaaggagaaaatataataaaatttaaagataaaatgattaaagatggggattggaccatagaggatgggatagatacaaatactctttggaatatattagctagttctattaaaaagataacaaaagatattttaggtgaatccaggggaagattcttgaatagcaaagagagttggtggtgggataaagatgtacaaaaaattatatagacaaaaataatttgatataaaacgtgacaaaaatatagaaatagagataactttgaaaaatataaggaggcaagaaaagatgcaaaaaaggccgttagtaaagctaaatatagatcatttaatagtttgtatgatagattaggtataaaagaaggggaaagagatatatttaaacttgctaaaattagagaaatgaagagtagggacttaggaaatgtaaaatgtataaaaagtgaggatgatattgtcttggttaaggacgaagatattaaagaaagatgacgaaattattttagtaagttgtttaatgaaaaccaaatagaagacttaaacttagaattgtcaaataaggaaaagattaaaaatatgagacttattcgcaaaattagagttaacgaagttaagttcacactaaaaaagatgaaaaatgggaaagctataggactagataacatcctaattgaagtttggaaatgcttaggtgataatggaattatatgattaactgttgaccctataggtcacgccctggttttgataatgacaaatactcttgtatttaatgaatatttagttcatgtgcaggtctatattagcagacacattgacgacacgtgaaagcttgaagtggttcatattttcaattataatattcagtagtgaaattgtctgtaatagtaattaagatatttggtttgtaataaacacacacaacacatgcatggtttattatgtaagctcaaaccaagtacgaactaaaagtgatcatagaaagaccttaggatttacCTTTCgttcgaccgacaccggattcttTCGGTATCtctattttggacataaatgaccctaggacactcacctttgcacttgcatgcatTAGACACTTGAATATGGTGAATGTTTATTGAAacaagaccaaaatgcacacattgtgcactttcgatcgatcgGTTAAagtagttcattttgccctggtcgaccgaaacaggcctcGGTCAACAGTTGatcaaggccctggtcgaccgaaccaatgcAGGTTTAAAacctcccggtcgatcgaaaccctctctggtcaacaatttgaccatctagtcgaccgagtcatttttgtactccaactacctagtcgaccgagggtcctcgagaaaaagcccagcggtctggtcgaccgaaccagctagttcaaaatgaccaggtcgactgaacctcggagaaatggaaatcgcccactttcggtcgaccgagcccttagttcaaaattctcttggtcgactgaaccatatgagatttggtcgaccgaaactgttctagtcgaccggacctctcgggttgctttgatttttaccgcgattaagtattttttaaatagagttaaattgtttaaaatgtcattaaacttttctaataattcctaataggtccctaatGGTAAAaaatcatggggtgtctatatataccccttcatttgggaaaattaagcacaaattagcaaatcaaattctCTTAAGCCAAAAATCTCCTATTGCTCTTATCTTCtctacaaacactctagcttgTCTTCTAAAGTTACAAAATCCTccgtaagtgttcttgagtgttttaggaaggtttgctctctctttgttgtgagattgatccatttttattgagagccaaaccaaaaggattcttaggagactttgctaataagttcatcctaagaagactttactagatcttctgagattgcatatttgttgcaacatcttgagaagctcatatttgcttttggttgcgaaatattttcaaaatcatttacaaatatctattgtgctttatcttgaaaaccatttgaagagatatttgtttttgaggtgaaaaatctttgttgcaatatttaatTACTCACATATTACTtgttgaaaacaaagattatatatattagcagtccaagcatatacatatttatgtgattgagatattctgctgattgaTACTCTTGAGTCTTGCTTGATATTCTATGTGAGCAcgttttgattgaatattttgaaatacacagattgtcgtTGACATTCTCACTtacgtattacactgatagaaaatatatttgagaattgaactatttagaccacactgagcttacattttaaatcatctatggtgtatgtgattgaacgcatttgggtacaagtccgctttacgtgaaagtacttttatattgtaccatttgattgtatatctgagtgattcctGACGTGGCcagagggggcggtaatccatcccagtaaggattggtgtaaaggttgaggtcagccctgtgctaattgacctggtttgtataggtgtcgctccacccatttaagtgagcaagttattgtgataatccttgtgttagttagccaaggtagggacgtaggaagttggccgaacctcgataacatatctgcgtgtcaccttctctttactgctttctggtgcttgtgtgattaattaaactgctttacttAATTACTGATATATtcatattatttgcactagattgaccataggtttgtgaacatactgctgttaggaggaatacctaggggataaattttaaaaacaccaattcacccccgctcttgggatcatggtaaagctaacattaactaatttatttaatacaattgtaaaaactaagaaaatgccagatgaatggaggaaaaacactttaatacctatatacaaaaataaaggagatattcaaaattgtaataactatcgtggaattaaacttatgagtcatacgatgaaactatgagaaatggtagttgaacaaagattaaggcggtcttagaaaatcaatttggttttatgtctgagagatctaccacaaaagatatttatcttttaagaagattaatggaaaagtttaggaaaaagaagagagacttgcatatgatttttattgaccttgagaaagcatatgataggatacctaagaaagttctatagtgggtttttaaaaaaaaatggtgtatgtagtaggtatattgatgtcattaaggatatgtacggtggagtaatgactagtgtaaggactatagatggagaaactgttaggaacctgtgagtatccagatcaaagtgacaccaaagattaatatggttcggtcaataacgacctacgtccacagagcacacaccaAGTATTCATTATTAccgaaaaatattacaattctctctctctctctctctctctctctcttcctcccttcttcctctctgctctctctgagcttctcacactTCTGCACACACACTGTGCTGTACAGttacatcttccacaaccctctatttatagggcttgtaATTTAAAtcatgattaaataaaatcaattacaaatgGAAGTTAAAACGAAGAGGATTAATGGAGAGATAAATACACCGCATTTCTGACTCAGCTCCAAGCTCGCAACGCGTCTCCAGTTGTCTCCTGGCTGTCTTCTAGCTCcagctctaacaatctcccacttagagaCAGAGACACCTCCTTAACCAGAGTagcatgaataaatgatgtgctcaaaatatgtgtcttcaagcatgaagatcaactaaagttgaacacaacttcagtttctctgtagtcaccatcttCCTGTCTGCTCAATTCCTACTGACTAATATaatggctgtcatcttcacaactggtgtaaaaattccggtgtagtcaatcccttccttctacttaaagcctttaacta
The Malania oleifera isolate guangnan ecotype guangnan chromosome 13, ASM2987363v1, whole genome shotgun sequence DNA segment above includes these coding regions:
- the LOC131146584 gene encoding pentatricopeptide repeat-containing protein At5g38730-like produces the protein MTSLFYLNAETHLIQTVCAIAVKGHWNCLLTPRIGSNITSTIMNQVLLHLSLFDYGSSLSWALFKWVESIPNYKHSLQTSWTMIHILTKQKHFKTAQNLLEKIAYKDFLSSPSVLNALMDTHDDPDRNSQILSWLVIFYVNLKMNQDAIQVFEHMRVKSLKPHLHACTVLLNSLVKERLTDMVWKVYRKMLRVGVVPNIHIFNVLIHACCKSGDVEKAEQVSGDMENKFIVPDLFTYNALISLYCKKGMHYEAFSVQDRMERAGVHCDIVTYNSLIHGFSREGRMREAVRLFKEIKGVSPNHVTYTTLIDGYCRMNDLEEALRLRKVMEDEGLYPGVVTYNAILRKLCEEGRIRDANKLLNEMGERKVNADTVTCNTLINAYCKIGDMISALKVKNKLLEAGLKPDQFTYKALIHGFCRVLEMDSAKEHLFQMLDAGFSPSYCTYSWLVDGYCNQDNEEAVITLLDEFVSRGLCLGLSVYRALIRRFCKKGKVDYAERIFGLMQWKGLSGDSVIYTALACAYFKAGTSMAASDVLDEMAKRRLMITVKIYHSFRDSYAGDNSLLDPFWDHVVERGLMSKNISKHL